Proteins from one Impatiens glandulifera chromosome 2, dImpGla2.1, whole genome shotgun sequence genomic window:
- the LOC124924902 gene encoding protein transport protein SEC16B homolog, producing MASPHLRVEDHTYDDLSNKFVDEDDGVNLPRGTTCVKEINWSEFTSDSNPGGGNGSYSDFFTQLDDSTAVMTRASNSIDYRALNKVVDGNHTTSLQYSSRSTNDNHDHYCVSETVGGQYWENLYPGWSYDPNTGQWYQLDSYHVRDQQISYNNNNDSAHMVFDPQYPGWFYDTITQEWKPLESYNDAVMNGQTSFHSQQQNHNDVRDYSDWNDEQAWKTSSLPQTGHHFIHTMELDRQNGFIPANGFSNHFENCKNDSRKEMQFSNGNFQQTEFNQGISHFPCISNEEKMSIRHLPHALATFGFGGKLIVMKNNSPPNSINGGQVSKAPIAKALIEDSAGGVIKILNLMDIFRDKNDLSFPGPLVGGNVGSKEVNRWIDEKISSNSQIPYMGNRKGSLLSLLFSLLKIACHYYGKLRSPLGTDFTLMKETDCAESAVAKLFASSSKRNGCYANSGLCLQNVPSERKRQAVAHEVQKCLVYGRMREALQLAQGGQLWGPAIVLAAQLGNQSYNDTVKQMALQQLVAGSPLRTLWLLIAGQPADIFSSTAHTSIVHDSVKISHHPAEIGAICMLDVWEENIAIIAANRTKDDELVITHLGDCLWKERGEVTAAHICYLVAETNFDSYSDSTRLCLVGADHWTFPRTFASLEAIQITEIFEYSKVLGNPQFILTPFQPYKIIYAYMLAEMGKIGDSLKYCQAISKCLRTTRVPEAESWKSLLLSLEQRIKIYQQGGYSVNLGPVKLMGKLLNLFDTTAQRVVGLPPPVPHSPQGGAKHVKHDHPPSKGGEGNGVSCSQSAMAMSSLVPSASVEPVCDWGGNNLKPRHNRSISEPDFGKSPRKFVQVGFTHHRTPQKQEKSSALSGGFARFGRFGSQIFQKTVGMVLRSRTDRQAKLGDKNKFHYDSKLKRWVEEGADVQLTETTLPPPPPKIAAFPDKTSQQQQPQSGDSPKKKTHNQTAITNSNNLSGGGHIGIRSRYVDTFNKGGGVRSENEFEFQGPGPGAKRNGSGGVPKFFVPGQVQQPISTAAAALLSPSMQRLLSFDDIARKKGGDGIILSNQNGHGSSPQSRRTVSWSGCFPDLSEEDGSGVVLPVPTISQEQQALQNRERSAICSPSA from the exons ATGGCATCTCCCCATTTGCGTGTGGAGGATCATACTTACGATGATCTTTCCAATAAATTcgttgatgaagatgatggtgtAAATCTACCTAGAGGAACAACTTGTGTGAAGGAAATCAATTGGAGTGAATTTACCTCAGATTCAAACCCTGGTGGTGGAAATGGATCGTACTCTGATTTTTTCACTCAACTCGACGATTCTACTGCCGTCATGACGCGGGCTTCAAATTCAATCGATTATAGAGCTCTCAATAAAGTCGTAGATGGTAATCACACAACTTCTCTTCAATACAGTTCTCGATCTACTAACGATAACCACGATCACTATTGTGTCTCGGAAACAGTCGGGGGACAGTACTGGGAAAACCTATATCCAGGGTGGAGTTACGATCCAAACACTGGCCAATGGTATCAGTTGGATAGTTACCATGTTAGAGATCAGCAGATCtcttacaataataataatgattcaGCACACATGGTGTTTGATCCTCAATACCCTGGTTGGTTTTACGACACAATTACACAAGAATGGAAGCCACTGGAATCTTATAATGATGCTGTTATGAATGGACAAACTAGTTTTCATTCTCAACAGCAGAATCATAATGATGTTCGAGATTATTCGGATTGGAATGATGAACAAGCATGGAAAACATCATCACTTCCTCAAACAGGCCATCATTTCATCCACACCATGGAATTGGATCGGCAGAATGGCTTCATACCTGCTAATGGATTCTctaatcattttgaaaattGTAAGAATGATTCCAGAAAAGAGATGCAATTCTCAAACGGTAACTTTCAACAGACAGAGTTTAATCAAGGGATCAGTCATTTCCCTTGTATCTCCAATGAAGAGAAAATGTCAATTAGACATCTTCCACATGCTTTAGCAACATTTGGTTTCGGTGGAAAGCTTATAGTCATGAAGAACAATTCTCCTCCAAATTCGATAAACGGTGGCCAGGTTAGCAAAGCCCCCATTGCAAAAGCTTTAAttgaa GACTCAGCTGGAGGTGTGATTAAAATCCTAAACTTGATGGATATTTTCAGGGACAAAAATGATCTATCTTTCCCAGGCCCATTAGTCGGTGGCAATGTTGGAAGTAAAGAGGTGAATAGATGGATTGATGAGAAGATCTCTAGCAACAGTCAAATTCCATATATGGGTAACAGGAAAGGTTCACTTTTGAGTTTGCTCTTTTCTTTGCTGAAAATAGCATGCCATTATTATGGAAAACTTCGATCTCCTCTTGGAACCGACTTCACATTGATGAAG GAAACTGACTGCGCAGAATCAGCTGTTGCTAAGCTATTTGCATCATCGTCTAAAAGAAACGGTTGTTATGCCAATTCTGGACTATGCCTGCAGAATGTGCCATCAGAAAGAAAACGTCAG GCTGTTGCTCATGAGGTACAGAAGTGTTTGGTTTATGGAAGAATGAGAGAAGCTTTACAACTTGCACAGGGAGGTCAATTGTGGGGACCGGCCATAGTTCTTGCTGCACAACTTGGCAATCAG TCTTACAATGATACTGTGAAACAAATGGCACTTCAGCAATTAGTAGCAGGATCACCATTGCGAACATTGTGGTTGCTTATTGCAGGACAACCAGCTGACATTTTCTCCAGTACAGCACATACCAGCATTGTTCATGATTCTGTAAAGATTTCTCATCATCCTGCTGAG ATTGGAGCTATATGTATGCTTGATGTTTGGGAAGAGAACATAGCCATCATAGCAGCAAACAGAACAAAAGATGATGAGCTTGTAATTACTCATCTTGGAGATTGCCTATGGAAGGAAAGAGGCGAG GTCACTGCTGCCCACATTTGTTATCTAGTTGCCGAAACAAACTTCGACTCATATTCTGATAGCACGAGGCTCTGTCTCGTTGGTGCAGATCATTGGACATTTCCTAGAACATTTGCAAGTCTGGAAGCCATTCAG ATTAcagaaatatttgaatattcaaaggtaCTTGGAAATCCACAGTTCATCTTGACACCCTTTCAGccatataagattatttatgCTTACATGCTGGCTGAGATGGGAAAGATAGGAGATTCACTTAA ATACTGCCAAGCTATTTCCAAGTGTTTAAGAACTACCCGAGTCCCTGAAGCCGAGTCATGgaaaagtttattattatctttggaGCAAAGGATCAAAATCTATCAACAG GGTGGATATTCAGTGAATTTGGGTCCAGTAAAATTAATGGGGAAATTACTGAATTTGTTCGACACAACAGCGCAGCGTGTGGTTGGACTCCCTCCACCCGTTCCACATAGTCCACAAGGTGGTGCTAAACATGTAAAACACGACCATCCTCCTTCTAAAGGAGGAGAAGGAAACGGAGTGTCATGTAGTCAGTCTGCTATGGCTATGTCATCTTTGGTGCCTTCAGCTTCAGTTGAACCAGTATGTGATTGGGGAGGCAATAATCTTAAGCCGAGGCATAATCGAAGCATTTCAGAGCCAGATTTTGGAAAATCTCCAAGAAAATTTGTTCAAGTTGGTTTTACTCATCATCGAACTCCTCAAAAACAAGAGAAATCATCAGCACTAAGCGGTGGATTTGCACGTTTTGGACGATTCGGGTCTCAGATATTCCAGAAAACTGTGGGAATGGTGCTAAGATCCCGCACTGATCGACAG GCTAAACTGGGTGATAAGAACAAGTTTCATTACGACTCAAAACTCAAAAGATGGGTAGAAGAAGGGGCAGACGTCCAACTCACAGAAACAACATTGCCACCTCCTCCCCCTAAGATTGCAGCTTTCCCTGATAAAACCTCTCAACAACAGCAACCACAATCTGGAGACTCGCCGAAAAAGAAAACCCATAATCAAACAGCAATAACAAATTCAAACAACTTATCGGGTGGTGGACATATTGGAATTCGTTCCAG GTACGTGGATACATTCAACAAAGGTGGCGGCGTGAGGTCAGAAAATGAGTTTGAGTTTCAGGGTCCGGGTCCGGGTGCAAAACGAAATGGAAGTGGTGGGGTACCTAAGTTTTTCGTACCAGGGCAAGTACAGCAGCCGATATCGACAGCAGCAGCAGCATTGTTGTCACCTTCAATGCAACGACTTCTTAGCTTTGACGATATAGCAAGAAAGAAAGGAGGAGATGGAATAATCTTAAGCAACCAGAACGGTCACGGTTCTTCTCCTCAGTCGAGGCGTACGGTGTCATGGAGCGGGTGCTTTCCGGATCTTTCCGAAGAAGACGGCAGTGGGGTTGTTCTCCCAGTCCCCACCATTTCTCAGGAACAACAAGCCCTACAAAATAGGGAAAGATCCGCAATATGCAGTCCTTCAGCTTGA
- the LOC124924903 gene encoding uncharacterized protein LOC124924903, which yields MEDQQQIFKHFCRICKKGFMCGRALGGHMRAHGIGDESGNLEDDDDDDAASDWEDKADMNAPLSKRNYALRTNPNRLKTCRVCENCGKEFLCWKSFLEHGKCSSDDVESPDASSPRSAAYGEDPPRSNCQWSKRKRSFRAKIGNVIPASEEDDMAATCLVMLSNARVDTVDQPEESCASASREEERRNPEAAMAFFSSAAVNLDVKAKSVAVKGVFECKACKKVFNSHQALGGHRASHKKVKGCFAARLDNADELTTDRDEDYFRPSSKPLSIFRFDESGPSYPVGINSNNNNNNSSKRKAKVHECSICHRIFSSGQALGGHKRCHWITSNSSSETTKFHPFHQHNYDPISPPRSIPIPENNNNSYKGDGLELNLNLPASVADHQDQEFAGIRRDPRNTLSFEVSTDHHMRRLQAMVVGGDEDIHKEMNKEVELEKEMKMKRSLATMEMNEEDEAESKVKLAKLSELKDINVGGGGTSSPWLQVGIGSANNDQQS from the coding sequence ATGGAGGACCAACAACAAATCTTTAAACATTTTTGTCGTATTTGTAAGAAGGGTTTCATGTGCGGAAGGGCTCTCGGTGGCCACATGCGTGCCCACGGCATCGGCGACGAGTCGGGAAATTTAGAAGACGACGACGATGACGACGCCGCCAGCGATTGGGAAGACAAGGCCGATATGAACGCACCTCTTAGCAAGAGAAACTATGCTTTGAGAACAAACCCTAACCGTTTAAAGACATGTCGTGTTTGCGAGAATTGTGGGAAGGAGTTCTTGTGTTGGAAGTCGTTTCTAGAACATGGAAAATGCAGCTCGGACGACGTCGAATCCCCCGACGCATCCTCCCCGAGGTCGGCTGCGTACGGGGAGGATCCACCGAGAAGTAATTGTCAATGGTCTAAGAGGAAGAGATCGTTTAGAGCTAAAATAGGAAACGTAATTCCTGCTAGCGAAGAGGATGATATGGCGGCCACGTGTTTAGTGATGTTGTCGAATGCCCGTGTCGACACGGTTGATCAGCCGGAGGAGTCTTGCGCATCCGCCAGCCGAGAGGAGGAGCGACGGAATCCTGAGGCGGCCATGGCATTCTTTTCTTCTGCAGCGGTCAATCTAGACGTGAAAGCCAAGAGTGTGGCGGTTAAAGGAGTTTTTGAATGCAAAGCTTGTAAGAAGGTTTTTAATTCTCATCAAGCACTCGGTGGTCATAGAGCAAGCCATAAGAAAGTTAAAGGTTGTTTCGCAGCCAGACTAGATAACGCCGACGAACTCACAACCGACCGCGACGAAGATTACTTTCGACCCTCGTCGAAACCTTTGTCCATCTTTCGATTCGACGAGTCGGGGCCAAGTTATCCGGTGGGCATTAACAGTAACAATAACAACAACAATTCGTCAAAGAGAAAAGCAAAAGTACATGAATGCTCAATATGTCACCGGATTTTCTCTTCCGGTCAGGCATTGGGAGGCCACAAACGATGTCATTGGATAACATCAAACTCTTCATCGGAAACAACAAAATTCCACCCGTTTCATCAACACAATTACGATCCAATCTCCCCGCCGAGATCAATCCCAATCCCGGAGAACAACAACAATAGTTACAAAGGAGACGGGCTGGAACTGAACTTGAATCTACCTGCGTCTGTGGCAGATCATCAAGATCAAGAATTCGCCGGAATTAGGAGGGATCCACGAAACACGTTAAGCTTTGAAGTCTCAACCGATCATCACATGCGGCGTTTACAAGCCATGGTGGTGGGAGGAGATGAAGATATTCATAAAGAGATGAACAAGGAGGTGGAATTAGAAAAggaaatgaagatgaagagaagtTTGGCGACAATGGAGATGAATGAAGAAGACGAAGCAGAGAGCAAAGTGAAGCTGGCAAAGTTAAGTGAACTTAAGGACATAAACGTGGGAGGAGGAGGGACTTCATCGCCATGGTTACAGGTAGGGATTGGTTCTGCAAATAATGATCAgcaaagttaa